A part of Candidatus Nitrosocosmicus arcticus genomic DNA contains:
- a CDS encoding Lrp/AsnC family transcriptional regulator, whose product MDEIDSKILKRLLTDARSSYRKIAFELGISPPTVLNRISKLEKDDVIKSYSAMIDYAKIGFDLTAVIEVTAIKNKIMEVERHISKFSNVCAVYDITGLTDLIIIAKFKNRSELSDFVKHDLSLPYIDRTNTHIVLITAKEDFRLL is encoded by the coding sequence ATGGATGAAATAGATTCAAAAATATTAAAAAGACTACTAACTGATGCTAGGAGTTCGTATAGAAAAATAGCATTTGAATTAGGAATTTCTCCACCTACAGTACTTAATCGAATATCAAAACTCGAAAAGGATGATGTAATAAAATCCTACTCGGCAATGATAGATTATGCAAAAATAGGATTTGATTTGACAGCGGTAATTGAAGTAACTGCAATAAAGAATAAAATAATGGAGGTAGAAAGACATATTTCAAAATTTTCAAATGTTTGTGCAGTTTATGACATTACAGGCTTGACTGATTTGATAATCATAGCAAAGTTTAAGAATCGTTCGGAACTGAGCGATTTTGTCAAGCATGATTTATCGCTACCATATATAGATAGAACTAATACTCACATAGTCTTAATTACCGCGAAAGAAGATTTTAGATTATTGTGA
- a CDS encoding polysaccharide deacetylase family protein → MGFILTFVQMLVITFAVYTIASNDAFGYSIPEEMDYSVPFDFLSSAEDDSLDVNNSLNETKSIGPKIDDTYLAGEVDSDIFIERETARVKNNDHSYYAYDKDLENENALSKLYESESTDTKKNSNLQMHAYKNKYADKNDELKSENMKKSSKIRINDGKIAIINFDDNWKGQYENTKAILDEYQFKSTFYVVCDYVGGKNRLTWQQIQNLQEEGHEVGSHTMNHENLDKITHDIKYKEIVQSKKCIEDNGFKVNSFSYPFNSGDDNQETLELVSNTYDFARTAGGHAGSDHIGNYKGYERYTIVGWSHDAERKENNYSDLQMLDEFKDYVNQYDKKNPNVGSIPIIIYHNIDDNKEAYSTSIDLFRSEMRYLYESGFRVVTMNEVYGQN, encoded by the coding sequence TTGGGATTTATTTTAACATTCGTTCAAATGCTTGTTATTACTTTCGCTGTTTATACAATTGCAAGCAATGATGCTTTTGGCTATTCCATTCCTGAGGAGATGGATTATTCCGTTCCGTTCGATTTTCTATCTTCTGCCGAGGATGATAGTTTAGATGTTAATAATTCCCTTAATGAAACTAAAAGTATTGGCCCAAAAATAGATGATACATACTTGGCGGGGGAAGTCGATTCTGATATATTTATTGAGCGTGAGACCGCGAGGGTCAAAAACAATGATCATAGTTACTATGCATATGACAAAGATTTGGAGAATGAGAATGCTTTGAGCAAGTTGTATGAATCTGAATCCACTGATACCAAAAAGAATTCAAATTTACAAATGCATGCTTACAAAAATAAGTATGCGGATAAAAATGATGAATTAAAAAGTGAAAACATGAAAAAAAGTTCTAAAATAAGAATTAATGATGGAAAAATCGCAATAATCAATTTTGATGATAATTGGAAAGGCCAATATGAAAATACAAAAGCTATCCTTGATGAATATCAGTTCAAATCGACGTTTTATGTTGTATGTGATTATGTCGGAGGAAAAAATAGATTGACTTGGCAACAAATTCAGAACTTACAAGAAGAAGGACATGAAGTAGGCTCTCACACGATGAATCATGAAAATTTAGACAAAATCACACATGATATTAAATATAAAGAGATTGTTCAGTCAAAGAAATGTATTGAGGATAACGGATTTAAGGTTAACAGTTTTTCATATCCGTTTAATTCGGGTGACGATAATCAAGAAACTTTAGAATTAGTATCAAATACATATGATTTTGCTAGAACTGCAGGCGGCCACGCCGGTAGCGACCATATTGGTAATTATAAAGGCTATGAACGATACACCATCGTGGGATGGAGCCATGATGCCGAAAGGAAAGAGAACAATTACTCTGATTTACAAATGCTAGATGAGTTTAAAGATTATGTAAATCAATATGATAAAAAAAATCCGAATGTTGGTAGCATACCCATCATAATTTACCATAACATTGATGATAATAAAGAGGCGTATAGCACGAGCATCGATTTATTTAGGTCTGAAATGCGATATCTTTACGAAAGTGGTTTCAGAGTAGTTACAATGAATGAAGTATATGGCCAAAATTGA
- a CDS encoding sensor histidine kinase, which yields MNVKDLLTIKTGELIAKTEELREVNESLHLLNDEIRQKTEEIRNTKKDLSETERDLLVAYDKLTNINKKFTLTSQELANVNMELVVANEQIKEHLLNQKEFIDITAHELRTPIQAISGNFELIEMDIPSLLQNSLTGQNNINNEFEGLIKDKPRLEQFTNRLISTFRSSQRLEKLVNDILDTSRIESNRFELHKESFNLNEKIQNVIKDIYNKTSLSSHQGNSTVRSSIVFEPQDDPIIVFADKIRIFEVLSNLINNAIKFSNGKPITISVKRPQINGNKMNPVNDEDVEYGERDNSKKKDEFVLVYIQDKGKGIDEEVLPRLFNKFVTKSDQGTGLGLFIAKNIIEAHGGRIWAQNNKNEKGSTFTFCLPINK from the coding sequence TTGAATGTAAAAGACCTTCTCACGATAAAAACGGGCGAATTAATCGCAAAGACTGAAGAATTAAGAGAGGTAAATGAATCTCTTCATCTTTTGAATGATGAAATAAGACAGAAAACAGAAGAAATAAGAAATACAAAAAAGGATTTATCAGAAACAGAAAGGGACCTCCTTGTAGCGTATGACAAACTGACAAATATCAACAAAAAGTTCACATTAACCAGTCAAGAGCTGGCAAACGTCAATATGGAACTCGTTGTGGCCAATGAACAGATAAAGGAACATCTATTAAATCAAAAAGAATTCATAGATATTACAGCTCATGAACTAAGGACACCAATCCAGGCCATATCCGGAAATTTCGAATTGATTGAAATGGACATCCCCTCACTTTTGCAGAATTCCTTAACAGGCCAAAATAATATCAATAATGAATTTGAAGGTTTAATTAAAGATAAGCCTAGGCTAGAACAATTTACAAACAGACTAATATCAACATTTAGAAGTTCTCAGAGACTCGAGAAACTTGTAAATGATATTTTAGACACATCGAGAATTGAAAGTAATAGATTTGAGTTACATAAAGAATCCTTTAATTTAAACGAAAAAATACAGAATGTAATCAAAGATATTTACAATAAGACCAGTCTTAGTTCGCATCAAGGTAATTCAACTGTACGCAGTAGCATAGTTTTTGAACCACAAGATGATCCTATTATTGTATTTGCAGATAAAATAAGGATTTTTGAAGTTCTCTCAAACTTGATAAATAATGCAATCAAATTTTCAAATGGTAAACCCATTACTATTTCAGTTAAAAGGCCTCAAATTAATGGGAATAAAATGAACCCTGTCAATGACGAAGACGTTGAATATGGAGAAAGAGATAACTCGAAGAAAAAAGATGAATTTGTACTGGTATACATTCAAGATAAAGGAAAAGGTATTGACGAAGAAGTTTTACCACGACTATTCAACAAGTTTGTGACTAAATCTGATCAAGGTACCGGTTTAGGTCTGTTCATCGCCAAAAATATTATCGAAGCACATGGGGGTCGAATTTGGGCTCAAAATAACAAGAATGAAAAAGGGTCAACCTTCACGTTTTGTTTACCCATAAACAAGTGA